The Mauremys mutica isolate MM-2020 ecotype Southern chromosome 1, ASM2049712v1, whole genome shotgun sequence genome has a segment encoding these proteins:
- the TCF20 gene encoding transcription factor 20 isoform X2 — protein MQSFREQSSYHGNQQSYPQEVHGSSRLEEFSPRQQAQMFQSFGGGAGSGRRGATAASAAMAGESSGHQSYQGFRKEAGEFYYMASNKDAVAAGGQQPPQRRPSGPVQSYGPPQGSNFGSQYGSEGHVGQFQTQHSALGGVSHYQQDYTGPFSPGSAQYQQQASSQQQQVQQLRQQLYQSHQPLPQASSQPASSASHLQPMQRPSALPSSASGYQLRVGQFSQHYQPPASSSSSFPSPQRFGQSGQNYDGSYSVNSGSQYESHAVGSNSQGYGTQSNYSFQTQPIKSFEQSKMPQGGQQGQQQQHPSQHVMQYSNAATKLSLQSQVGQYSQAEVPVRSPMQFHQNFSPISNPSPAASVVQSPSCSSTPSPLMPSGENLQCGQGNMSIGSRNRILQMMPQLSPTPSMMPSPNAHGGGFKGFGLEGLQEKRLTDPGLSSLSALSSQVANLPNTVQHMLLSDALAPQKKSSKRSSSSKKADSGTNSEGSSQAEEQLKSPMAESLDGGCSSSSEDHGERVRQLSGQSTSSDTTYNRGNLERSNSSPAQGSQNEPAKLSSSPTVREDVGSPGEKEVLIAVEATPKVNEKTVGVIVSREAMTGRVEKSGGQDKSSQDDAPPATQAPPGASGIKETGQVLPQSEPQGGSKGSKSGDNNTNHNGEGNSQPGHAIVGSTFPGRTESSKSPGSLRYSYKDNLGAGMQRNIGGFPQYPSSQEKGDFPGHSERKGRNEKFPSLLQEVLQGYHHHPDRRYARNAQEHPGMAGSLEGAMRPNILISQANELTNRSLLNKSIGSLLESPHWGPWDRKSSGTAPEIKQINLADYPIPRKFEIESQSSAHEGGALSERRSVICDISPLRQLVRDPGPHPMGHIGAEARSGRSERLTPGLGQSVILPGGLVSMETKLKSHSGQIKEEDFEQAKTSVNLNSKKSGDHCHPANVKHESFRGNANPGAAAPDSTPDYISQQDSRSTQLRRAPGRMGSSREGMRGKSPSQYQDLADKLKMSPGRSRGPGTDLHHMNPHMTLSERVSRGSLHSPFPQNSEGSSLASAYHTNTRSHAFGDPNQSLNSQYHYKRQIYHQQQEEYKDWSSSSAQVVIAAAQHRQEGARKSPRQQQFLERVRSPLKNDKEAMMYIQASSYHDTGSQEAGRCLIGSDGTQNKCTELKHGGQKMQQQESGWDLSRQISPAKNSGPLGATNQKRFCSQDSDGHRREESADLPKPSSAMLRLPSQEDQSPQNPLIMRRRVRSFISPIPSKRQSQDMKNSGTEDKGRLFPPSKEGADKAFNSYAHSSLSQDAGKPLPKGDSSKDLQSPDNRNCPAVSLTSPAKTKILPPRKGRGLKLEAIVQKITSPNIRRSVSSNSAETGADAVTLDDILSLKCGPPEGGSLSHGPETEKRKGETVSDPVGQVSQELTSETSLPRSSEEWHSSGDDKVKKETPEVASVSKEVSGASVATPPSQKSGSQGRSDGSLSGAGTLMFSDSKTVSPSSMLISEPNPKSEEKDGDVTNISPKPDGFPPKGYFPSGKKKGRPIGSVNKQKKQQQPPPPPPPPPPPPVPLPPQPSEGTRGGEPKPKRQRRERRKPAAQPRKRKTRRATPIVEPQEPEIKLKYATQSLDKTDTKNKSFFPYIHVVNKCEIGAVCTIINAEEEEQNKLVRGRKGQRSLTPPPSNTESKVLPTSTFMLQGPVITESSVLGHLVCCLCGKWASYRNMGDLFGPFYPQDYAATLPKNPPPKRASEMQSKVKVRHKSASNGSKTDTEEEEEQQQQKEQRSLAAHPRFKRRHRSEDCGGASRSLSRGAACKKATTEGGSGSEKTPLDLKAPMPTSEGGPELELQIPELPLDSNEFWVHEGCILWANGIYLVCGRLYGLQEAVEIAREMKCSHCQEPGATLGCYNKGCSFRYHYPCAIDADCLLNEENFSVRCPKHKNKMVKGSLSTEQSERG, from the coding sequence ATGCAGTCCTTTCGGGAGCAAAGCAGTTACCACGGAAACCAGCAGAGCTACCCACAGGAAGTGCACGGGTCATCCCGGCTAGAAGAATTTAGCCCCCGCCAGCAGGCCCAGATGTTCCAGAGCTTTGGAGGAGGTGCTGGCAGTGGGCGCCGGGGAGCAACAGCAGCATCTGCAGCAATGGCTGGTGAGAGCTCTGGGCACCAGAGCTACCAAGGTTTTAGAAAAGAAGCAGGAGAGTTTTACTACATGGCCTCCAACAAGGATGCAGTGGCAGCAGGCGGGCAGCAGCCACCTCAGCGCAGGCCGTCTGGACCAGTGCAGAGCTACGGGCCACCCCAAGGAAGCAACTTTGGGAGCCAGTACGGGAGCGAGGGACATGTGGGCCAGTTCCAAACACAGCATTCAGCCCTTGGGGGTGTATCTCACTATCAGCAGGATTATACAGGTCCTTTCTCTCCAGGGAGTGCCCAGTATCAGCAGCAggcttccagccagcagcagcaggtgcaACAGCTGAGACAACAGCTCTATCAATCCCATCAGCCTTTACCACAGGCATCCAGCCAGCCTGCATCTAGTGCCTCCCACTTGCAGCCAATGCAGCGTCcatctgccctgccttcctctgctTCTGGGTACCAGTTACGAGTGGGTCAATTCAGCCAGCACTATCAACCCCctgcttcttcctcttcctctttcccttccccacagcgTTTTGGGCAGTCTGGGCAGAACTATGATGGCAGTTACAGTGTGAATTCTGGTTCACAGTATGAAAGCCATGCTGTAGGTTCTAATTCACAGGGATATGGGACTCAATCTAATTACAGCTTTCAGACTCAGCCAATAAAAAGTTTTGAGCAGTCTAAGATGCCCCAgggtgggcagcaggggcagcagcaacagcaccCCTCACAACATGTAATGCAGTACTCAAATGCTGCCACCAAGCTATCTCTTCAAAGTCAAGTGGGACAGTACAGCCAAGCTGAAGTCCCTGTGAGATCACCCATGCAGTTCCATCAGAACTTCAGTCCTATATCCAACCCATCTCCAGCTGCCTCGGTGGTCCAGTCTCCAAGCTGCAGCTCTACCCCATCACCCCTCATGCCAAGTGGGGAAAACCTCCAGTGTGGGCAAGGCAATATGTCGATAGGCTCTAGAAATCGAATTTTACAGATGATGCCTCAGCTTAGCCCAACACCATCCATGATGCCGAGCCCCAATGCTCATGGTGGAGGATTCAAAGGATTTGGGCTGGAAGGACTTCAGGAGAAGAGACTTACAGATCCAGGGCTGAGCAGCCTAAGTGCTTTAAGCTCTCAAGTGGCCAATCTTCCTAACACAGTCCAGCACATGTTACTTTCAGATGCCTTGGCACCTCAGAAAAAAAGTTCCAAAAGGTCATCGTCGTCTAAAAAAGCTGACAGTGGCACCAACTCAGAAGGCTCCTCCCAGGCAGAGGAGCAGCTTAAGTCTCCCATGGCAGAGTCCCTCGATGGCGGCTGCTCTAGCAGTTCAGAGGACCATGGAGAGAGAGTCAGACAGCTGAGTGGCCAGAGCACTAGTTCTGACACTACCTACAATCGGGGTAACTTAGAGAGATCCAACTCGTCACCAGCACAAGGCTCTCAGAATGAGCCAGCCAAACTCAGTTCCAGCCCTACAGTTAGGGAAGATGTAGGTTCCCCAGGTGAAAAGGAAGTCCTGATAGCAGTGGAGGCCACCCCAAAGGTGAACGAAAAGACAGTTGGGGTGATAGTCTCTCGGGAGGCCATGACAGGCCGAGTAGAAAAATCAGGCGGGCAGGATAAATCCTCACAAGATGATGCTCCTCCAGCTACCCAAGCACCTCCTGGTGCCAGTGGAATAAAAGAAACTGGGCAGGTGTTACCACAGTCAGAGCCTCAAGGAGGGAGCAAAGGGAGTAAGAGTGGGGATAACAATACTAACCACAATGGAGAGGGAAACAGCCAGCCTGGCCATGCAATCGTTGGCTCAACTTTTCCTGGCAGAACAGAATCTTCCAAATCGCCTGGCAGTTTGAGGTACAGCTATAAGGACAACCTTGGGGCTGGCATGCAGAGAAATATTGGTGGCTTTCCTCAGTATCCTTCAAGTCAAGAAAAAGGGGATTTTCCAGGGCATAGTGAGCGAAAGGGCAGGAATGAGAAGTTTCCCAGTCTTCTGCAGGAAGTCTTGCAGGGTTATCACCACCACCCAGACAGAAGATATGCTAGGAAtgcacaagagcatccaggcatgGCTGGAAGCCTGGAAGGAGCCATGAGACCCAACATTCTAATTAGTCAAGCCAATGAATTAACCAATAGGAGTCTCCTAAATAAAAGCATAGGGTCTCTCCTGGAAAGTCCTCACTGGGGCCCCTGGGATAGGAAATCAAGTGGCACTGCTCCTGAGATAAAACAGATCAATCTGGCTGACTATCCTATCCCTAGAAAGTTTGAGATAGAGTCACAGTCTTCAGCCCATGAAGGGGGAGCACTCTCAGAGAGAAGATCAGTAATCTGTGACATATCTCCATTAAGGCAGCTTGTCAGAGATCCTGGGCCTCACCCAATGGGTCACATAGGTGCTGAGGCCAGAAGTGGGAGGAGTGAACGTCTCACTCCTGGTTTAGGCCAGTCAGTCATCCTCCCTGGTGGCCTGGTGTCCATGGAAACAAAGTTGAAGTCTCATAGTGGGCAAATAAAAGAGGAAGATTTTGAACAGGCCAAGACCTCAGTCAATCTCAACAGTAAAAAATCAGGAGACCATTGTCATCCTGCCAATGTTAAGCATGAGTCTTTCCGAGGCAATGCCAACCCTGGAGCTGCAGCCCCTGATTCTActccagactacatctcccagcaggACAGCAGATCAACACAACTAAGACGAGCACCTGGAAGAATGGGAAGCAGCAGAGAGGGCATGAGGGGTAAATCACCTTCTCAATATCAGGATCTGGCTGACAAACTGAAGATGTCaccaggcaggagcagaggcccAGGAACGGACCTCCACCACATGAATCCACACATGACACTGTCTGAGAGGGTCAGCAGGGGTTCTTTgcattctcccttcccccagaaCTCTGAAGGCTCATCTTTGGCTTCAGCATATCACACAAACACTAGGTCTCATGCTTTTGGTGACCCTAACCAAAGTTTGAATTCCCAGTATCATTACAAAAGGCAGATATACCACCAGCAGCAAGAAGAATACAAAGATTGGAGCAGCAGTTCTGCACAGGTTGTGATTGCTGCAGCTCAGCACAGGCAGGAAGGAGCAAGGAAGAGTCCAAGACAACAGCAGTTCCTTGAGAGAGTAAGGAGTCCCTTGAAAAATGACAAGGAAGCCATGATGTATATCCAGGCTAGCTCTTACCATGATACTGGAAGCCAAGAAGCTGGGCGCTGTCTCATAGGGAGTGATGGTACACAAAACAAATGCACCGAATTAAAACATGGTGGCCAGAAGATGCAGCAACAGGAATCTGGTTGGGATCTCTCCCGGCAGATCTCTCCTGCCAAGAACAGTGGGCCTCTAGGAGCAACCAATCAAAAAAGGTTTTGCTCTCAAGATAGTGATGGGCATAGGCGGGAGGAATCTGCGGATTTGCCCAAACCTAGTAGTGCAATGTTGAGGCTCCCTAGCCAGGAAGACCAGTCTCCTCAAAACCCCTTAATTATGAGAAGGAGGGTCCGTTCTTTCATTTCTCCTATTCCCAGCAAAAGACAGTCGCAAGATATGAAGAACAGTGGCACAGAAGATAAAGGGCGACTGTTTCCCCCCTCAAAGGAAGGAGCTGACAAAGCATTCAACTCCTATGCACACTCATCTCTAAGCCAAGATGCTGGCAAGCCACTCCCAAAGGGAGACTCCTCCAAGGATCTCCAAAGTCCTGACAACAGGAATTGCCCTGCTGTTTCCCTCACAAGCCCAGCTAAGACCAAAATATTGCCCCCACGGAAGGGGCGGGGATTGAAACTGGAAGCTATTGTTCAAAAGATTACATCCCCCAACATCAGGAGAAGTGTTTCCTCCAACAGTGCTGAAACTGGCGCAGATGCAGTCACCCTTGACGATATCCTGTCCCTCAAATGTGGACCACCTGAAGGTGGGAGTTTAAGTCATGGACCAgagacagaaaaaagaaaaggggagACTGTGTCAGATCCAGTGGGGCAAGTGAGCCAGGAATTGACTAGTGAAACATCTCTGCCAAGATCTTCAGAAGAGTGGCACAGTAGTGGGGATGACAAAGTCAAGAAGGAGACACCTGAAGTTGCTAGTGTCAGTAAAGAGGTGTCTGGGGCCAGTGTTGCCACACCACCGTCGCAGAAGTCTGGTAGTCAAGGACGATCAGATGGATCCTTAAGTGGAGCTGGAACTCTGATGTTTTCTGACTCAAAAACAGTTTCTCCTTCCAGTATGTTGATTTCTGAACCAAACCCAAAGTCTGAAGAAAAAGATGGAGATGTGACAAATATTTCACCTAAGCCAGATGGCTTCCCTCCAAAGGGATACTTCCCCTCTGGAAAGAAAAAGGGGAGGCCTATTGGTAGTGTAAACAAgcagaagaagcagcagcagccaccaccaccaccaccacctcctcctcctccaccagtgccACTACCACCACAGCCATCAGAAGGAACAAGAGGTGGAGAACCAAAACCTAAGAGacaaaggagggagaggaggaaaccTGCAGCACAACCACGAAAGCGGAAAACTAGACGGGCCACTCCAATTGTGGAACCTCAAGAACCAGAGATCAAGCTGAAATATGCCACCCAGTCGCTGGATAAAACTGACACCAAGAACAAGTCCTTTTTCCCGTACATTCATGTGGTAAACAAATGTGAGATAGGTGCTGTGTGCACAATCATCAATGCAGAGGAAGAAGAGCAGAACAAGTTGGTGAGGGGCCGAAAGGGACAAAGGTCACTGACACCCCCTCCTAGCAACACTGAGAGCAAAGTTCTGCCCACCTCAACTTTCATGCTGCAGGGCCCGGTGATAACTGAGTCTTCTGTCTTGGGGCATCTGGTTTGCTGCCTGTGTGGAAAGTGGGCCAGTTACCGCAACATGGGAGACCTCTTTGGGCCTTTCTATCCCCAGGATTATGCAGCTACTCTGCCCAAAAACCCACCTCCCAAGAGGGCCTCAGAAATGCAAAGCAAGGTCAAGGTACGACACAAAAGTGCTTCTAATGGCTCCAAGACCGAtacagaagaggaagaagaacaGCAACAACAGAAAGAACAGAGAAGCCTGGCTGCCCACCCCCGCTTTAAGAGGCGGCATCGCTCTGAGGATTGTGGTGGGGCCTCTCGGTCACTTTCAAGGGGAGCTGCTTGTAAGAAAGCAACCACTGAGGGTGGCAGTGGCAGTGAAAAGACTCCCTTGGACTTAAAAGCCCCCATGCCCACTTCAGAAGGTGGCCCTGAGCTGGAGTTACAAATTCCTGAACTACCTCTTGACAGCAATGAATTTTGGGTCCACGAGGGTTGTATTCTCTGGGCCAATGGAATCTACCTGGTGTGTGGCAGGCTCTATGGGCTGCAGGAAGCTGTGGAAATAGCAAGAGAGATG